The Gadus morhua chromosome 18, gadMor3.0, whole genome shotgun sequence DNA segment CTTCCTCCCAACACGTCATTTGAACCCTAATCAATATCTGCCTCTTTATCGATGTCCTGGTAAAGTGGTGAGAAGTGGTTTGAATCAAATCATTAGGGCTAGTCTGTCCGTATATAAGGGACCTTTACCATTAAAGGTTTGAGATCAAAAATGTGCGTTCAGCACCGGTAAACCCTGGCAGACTTCGGGTGACCCCAGGGTTGGGAAACACTAGATTCATGATTCATGTTCCAGGTCAAGTGTTCAGCCCCTATAGCACCCCGTTTAGCATCCGGAAGGTCTGAAAGAAATGCAGTGGTGTGGTGACGACACACAGCGAGGTATGGAGGGTTAAATGAAATGAAGACGCATgcactaagagagagagagagagagagttgatggaggaagagaggcggCCAAAAGGTGAAGTTGAAGCAACGccaacagtttaaaaaaaattgagatCGACTCCTAAGGATTCTATagaattgtattgttttggttttaaacGACTTGAATTTACCTGCTTGACTGCATCCTCATAGCATGGGGGGTGTCTTAAGTCACATACAGCTGATTCTGAGCTACTGAAGGCTGTGGTTTGGCTCACTTGCCGAGGAGAGGGCAAAACTGACATCTACATGGAACATAGGTGAGAAGTGTCACGTTAGCCCACCCAGTAGAACCAGGGGGGTGAGGCGTCCATCTGAGGGTCGTTGAATGTGAACGAATGAAGAGCAACACATCTGACCCTGTCCCTTTAAGAGGATGCTTAACGTTCGGATTGGGTTGGCGTCGAGAACCGTAGAAGTGAGATAACACatgtctaacacacacacacacacacacacacacacacacacacatacaaacacacgcacacgagagAACGTGATGAAACAGACCGAACATCTGTTTCAAAGAGCGGAAATATGACCAGAACTACATCCCCAACCGAAGGCCCACCTCAACCGTGAAAGATAACGAACGgaaaaagtagaaaaaaaacaaccaaaaaccgAGTGAACGTGGATGAGATGGATGTGTTAATGACGTCACAGGGCTACGTTACACCTCATGGCGTTTCTCGGGGTGTCGTTACCTTTGGCGGGTTGCTGAGCGGGGGGGCTTTAGCGTGGCCGCGGTGGGCGTGGCCAcagtcgccgccgccgccgggggaAAAAGCGCCGTGCGGTCCTCTCTGATCAGAGGGGTACGGGGAGCTCAGCGGCTGGCCTCCGCTCTTCTGCTGCATCTGAACACATCAGGACGAACAAAGAGGTCTTTAGGAGGCAATCTATAGACAGAGGATGGCTATTGGAGGGTTTCAATCATGTGATCCGAAGTTCCCCCAAAGAAGTCCAAGCCGCCATCTTGGTGTTTTTTGTCCAAAACAAAGTCTACAATAACCTcaggctgttttttttattataaaaggACAGAAACTTCCAAGATGGCGGTTTGGAATGTGCTTGACGTGACGTGAAGCCGCCCTTATGGGTACATCGTCGTGTCTGAGCGGCGTGCGTCCCAAGCGACGGTCCCGTGGATGGCGGGTGTGCATACCTGTGCGTGGCGCCCCCTGccctgggggaggggcaggCCGCAGCCGTCGCGGAGGTGTGGCGGAGGGGACAGCAGGTAGGGCTGGTTGGGGGAGCAGGACCGGGGGCTGCCCGGCGCTCTCCCGCTGGGGGGGCTTTGGGGCGAGCGCTGGGGGCTGGGGAAGGCCGACATCGGGGCCTGGGGGCTGCCGGTAGCGGGGGCCGAGCCGGGGTCCGTGCACCGGGGCCCCGCGGGGACGGGCATGGCGTTGGGGTGCGAGGCCCCGCAGTggctcagctcctccaggggTTTGTGCGAGGAGAGAGGGCAGCTGGACGACATGGACATGGGCTCCTGTTTGATGGTCACCCCGAAGAACTGCTGGCCCCCCAGGGctggggggtggtgctggtggtgctggtgggggtggtgcatggacagggggtggggggccgtgggggagggggcgttGTCCTGCGTCGACCCGTAGCAACGCTTCCTCTGGTGCAGCTGCAGCTTCAGCTCTTCCACCTGGAGGTCggggggaaacagatgttaaaTGGATCCCACGAGCCCGGGAGGGACTCCATCGTGTTGTCGACGCAAACAGCCGGTCCGACCGTCACCCACCTGTCTCTGCTCCTGGTGCAGCTTCCAGGTCAGCTCCTCGATCACCTTCTGCTTCTCCACCAGCATCTTGTCCTTCTCCGCCTCCACCGTCCCCtcgccctctcctccacctcctcctcctctggctcctcccccggccccctccTCGACCCCGGGGGCCCGGCCCGGGGACGCCCCCAGCAGGGCGAAGCGCTGGCCGGGCGAGCACATGGGCACGTCGCTGAAGCTGTCGGGCAGCGAGCCGCTGAGGGACAgctccgaggaggaggaggcgggcgaGATGGGGGgcgtggaggaggtgctggggtACGGGAAGTACCCGCCCTGGGACGGGGCTCCGCTGGAGGACGAGGGCGACTGGTAGGAGGACTGGGACAGGGAGCCCGCGGGGGTCACGGGGAAGGTCATGGCGGCCGAggcggggtggaggtggtggtggtggtggtgttggtggaggtgggggtcgcAGACGCCCTGGTCCCTGTAGGGCCGGAGACGCTCGATGAGGGCCGTCTTGGTGCCTGACACGGGCATCCCCCGGACACGGAGCTGCTGCCGGAGCTCAGACACCTGGAGGggcgagagggacagagagggggtgtTGGAAGAGAGGTAGGGGTAGCATCTGGTctcgtccttcggaggagacgttaaaccgaggtcctgactcacggAGGTCAtcaaagatcccagggcacttatcgcaaagaggaggggattccccggtgtcctggcccaaccaggctcattcaatccgGCCCCCTAATCACCCTCCTGTATAATTgcctgactcattaattccctcactctcctcctcaagctggtgtgtggtgagcgttctggcgctgattggctgccgtgcgtCACCCCAGTGGGGGCtgcacactggtggtggtgagtgaggtcccccccttcactataaagcgtctttgagcgtCTAGAAAAGACGCTCAAAgactaaataataaataattattattattattattagaggtAGACTGAGacgcgagagacggagagcggtaCTATTAGAAGAGGGGTAGAATaagagaggcagatagagatcgaattggagacggagagggagagaagaaggtGGATTTGATTCAACAGATGCAATTACTTTGGTCAAAGCCTCGCCTGGAGGAGGAACTTATGCTTAATGTTATCGGTGTTTGAAACCTTGGTGGGACCCCTACCTTGAGGTCATCCAGATTGGCTGGCAGGGGTCCGGGTTTGACAGGGGATAGGCTGCTCTGGTTGGGGTACGAGGTCTTcaccggggaggaggaggtgctgttgGCTGCGCTGGGGGGCCCGCTGGAGCTGCACGGTGTGAGGTGGTCGcctctggagggggagaggagagacccaGGAGTCAGAGTCCGTTTTGGCGGGATTATGGAGACACAATCTGGATCACAATACCGGGGAAATTATTTGATGTGTCAAAGAACATGCAATACCCTCATACAGTGATCGGAACTTGAACACAACTCTACTCAAACGAGCAGTAGGCAATATTCCTGTAAAATAATCCAGCAGCTATCTGtaaattcagaaaaaaatatagTTTTATGAGTGCCTTATGAATGTGTAGTAAACTGTCGTAGAATATTCAACCCGCTGGCCAGAAAACAACCACTCAGAGCTCGTTGTTTAGCAGCCGATCAGGAGAATGATCTAAAAAGTGAGGTTCCTGGCTGCCTTCCTCTACCAATCTACGCTGTTCTTTGCATGCCCGCTGATCTTTGCATGCCTGAGTGGACATTGTTCCAATGGTGTGGAGGGCCGAGGGCAGAGGAACGTTTTCTTTCTACTGCTCCTTTAACCTGAAAGGCTCGTACTCAGACAGTGGATTCTGAAAACACAGAACGGAGTCCCACAAATACCCCCACGTACTTGTGGTTGGGCGCCGACGTGGCCATGGGCTGGTAGCTGAAGGTGGGCTGGCGCTGGGGGATCTGGGCCTGGTTCTGGTGGGCGTGCACGGCGTGCTGGGCGTGCCCGTTGTGCGCCTGCGACTGGGCGTGCTTCTGCTGGCTGAGGATCTGCAGCTGCAGgaagagctgctgctgctgcagcaggcggGCGTAGGCCGAGTCCATGGGCGGGGGGGACTTCTCCGCCTTCTGGTCGGGGGGGATGTACTGGTGGTACTTGAGCTTCTTCACCTTGGGCTTCACGTCCTTGGGCTTCTTGTGGCGGTTCTTGTCCGACGTCTTGGACTGCGTAGAGATGAGGTAAGGACGAAATCATACGTTTAGTTTGATTTCGATGTCGGACTGAAACACAGTAGAGAAAAGCTTGGTGTGGTGTTTAAGGTGTTCAATGCCATTTGAATCCCCTTGTGTGGTGTGAGACATCCTTGAATGTaggtgtgtgcggggggggggggggggggtggttataATGCGTAGTGGAAGTCTCCCTGACCTTGACGATGGCTGGGACAGATAAGGGCATGGAGGGCTGGCTGCGGTTGGCGTCAGATAGTCCTTCTTCCTGACCTGGGTCAGATGAGTCCCGGGTGACTCCGCCCTGTTCAAAGGACACAAATACATGTTGAGATATATTTACATATGAATCATGTTAGCTACTCGGTACAGGTGCTGTGACAAAGTCCCTCTAGAGTCCAGTGTGTCAATGATTTTATTACAATCTCTTTTACACAGACCAATTTACACGTGATCAACTTAATGTTCTCCTGTAGTAATGTCAAAGGAAATTTAGTACCTTCAGATTTTTAGTACTGGTTAGCTAGCTCggctaaatgtaatatattgtaGTAACTTAAACAGTATAAATTCCACCTGTAGAGGACAGGTGTGCTGCATCATAGCTTAATTAGCAGCTGACTGGGTTTTcatatcagccaatcacaggttGTGTGTGCACCGGTAATAGCATTTGTTTGACCCAGAGAGTCGTTATGATGCAAGGGGGTATGGTTCTGCTTTAACAGAAAACTGAAAGGCGAAAGGGCGATAGTCATTGTTAGTTAACCACCAGCAACAAGTCAACAACTTGTTGTTGGTCAACAATTGAATGTGGGAGGCCGGATCCACCATACtattaaaaacaacaatatatcaaaTCTCCAAAAGCCTGTCATCATGTTCTACTCTGGCTCACTTCTCAGACCTTGCAAACACACCGTTTTTCCTTCTAATGATGACTTCATGGCCGTAGTGCAAAGTAAGCACTTTGGAATCCAGGTCGTCTTGTGGTCTGATGGACATGCGGTCGGAAGAACTAGCTGAGTGTATCAGAGCGTCATGCGGgaatcacacacacgtgcaccccTCGGCCTCCTCCGCGGAAGTCTCTTGGTCACCAATGACGCACTCGTGCGCTGCAGTTCACCGTgtcaccaccagagggcaggACCTCCAGTGCGCACCCGCCGCAGAGAGGAGGACGTGGAACATAAACAGGGGAGTACGGCTTAAAGGTCAAAGGCCACGCAGGAAGGATATATTGGTgctggtggtagtgatggtgggtgggggtgactCCATAGAGCACCCAGAGGCTAACCGAAAAGGCTACGCAAATAAACAGCCAGAGGGGAGCAACTATTCCTAGATTTTGTTTGTATCTATTTATGGTAAGCTTGCGGTCAGGTGGTCCGTGTCGGGTTAAGGgtcggcggagggggggggggggggggggggaggagaggggagtgttTTCCGCGGTGGGTCTGGTACCTGTCGGGGGCTGGtcaggctgggggaggaggaggaggacggggtgCTGCCGACGGGCTCCAGGGAGGAAGGTCCGGCCGAGCCGG contains these protein-coding regions:
- the myocd gene encoding myocardin isoform X4 codes for the protein MTLLGSEHSVLIRTKFRSVLQLRLQQRRAREQLAGQGTMPLNHGKFPKQEDSYAFEEDSSSDGLSPEQHHADESPGSAGPSSLEPVGSTPSSSSSPSLTSPRQGGVTRDSSDPGQEEGLSDANRSQPSMPLSVPAIVKSKTSDKNRHKKPKDVKPKVKKLKYHQYIPPDQKAEKSPPPMDSAYARLLQQQQLFLQLQILSQQKHAQSQAHNGHAQHAVHAHQNQAQIPQRQPTFSYQPMATSAPNHKGDHLTPCSSSGPPSAANSTSSSPVKTSYPNQSSLSPVKPGPLPANLDDLKVSELRQQLRVRGMPVSGTKTALIERLRPYRDQGVCDPHLHQHHHHHHLHPASAAMTFPVTPAGSLSQSSYQSPSSSSGAPSQGGYFPYPSTSSTPPISPASSSSELSLSGSLPDSFSDVPMCSPGQRFALLGASPGRAPGVEEGAGGGARGGGGGGEGEGTVEAEKDKMLVEKQKVIEELTWKLHQEQRQVEELKLQLHQRKRCYGSTQDNAPSPTAPHPLSMHHPHQHHQHHPPALGGQQFFGVTIKQEPMSMSSSCPLSSHKPLEELSHCGASHPNAMPVPAGPRCTDPGSAPATGSPQAPMSAFPSPQRSPQSPPSGRAPGSPRSCSPNQPYLLSPPPHLRDGCGLPLPQGRGRHAQMQQKSGGQPLSSPYPSDQRGPHGAFSPGGGGDCGHAHRGHAKAPPLSNPPKQLSRSQQMDELLDVLIASGGSTALALPRFHRHYEHPGPYGLTAGHMADGHLETLLGGQGALLKLPGEEGPQDEGGVNGDGYGGPHDNTNHHHNHHHHHHNHHHHHHNPQHHHPHQDKLLANRELMDTPAPLSPVNTKLSPDGHGLPGMSFSESPWETMEWLDLTPPSSATAFSVAPPSGPSIFNTEFLDIADINLNSAMDLQLDHW
- the myocd gene encoding myocardin isoform X3 yields the protein MTLLGSEHSVLIRTKFRSVLQLRLQQRRAREQLAGQGTMPLNHGKFPKQEDSYAFEEDSSSDGLSPEQHHADESPGSAGPSSLEPVGSTPSSSSSPSLTSPRQGGVTRDSSDPGQEEGLSDANRSQPSMPLSVPAIVKSKTSDKNRHKKPKDVKPKVKKLKYHQYIPPDQKAEKSPPPMDSAYARLLQQQQLFLQLQILSQQKHAQSQAHNGHAQHAVHAHQNQAQIPQRQPTFSYQPMATSAPNHKGDHLTPCSSSGPPSAANSTSSSPVKTSYPNQSSLSPVKPGPLPANLDDLKVSELRQQLRVRGMPVSGTKTALIERLRPYRDQGVCDPHLHQHHHHHHLHPASAAMTFPVTPAGSLSQSSYQSPSSSSGAPSQGGYFPYPSTSSTPPISPASSSSELSLSGSLPDSFSDVPMCSPGQRFALLGASPGRAPGVEEGAGGGARGGGGGGEGEGTVEAEKDKMLVEKQKVIEELTWKLHQEQRQVEELKLQLHQRKRCYGSTQDNAPSPTAPHPLSMHHPHQHHQHHPPALGGQQFFGVTIKQEPMSMSSSCPLSSHKPLEELSHCGASHPNAMPVPAGPRCTDPGSAPATGSPQAPMSAFPSPQRSPQSPPSGRAPGSPRSCSPNQPYLLSPPPHLRDGCGLPLPQGRGRHAQMQQKSGGQPLSSPYPSDQRGPHGAFSPGGGGDCGHAHRGHAKAPPLSNPPKQLSRSQQMDELLDVLIASGELPANVRDERESSITKVVPHLPVSPGSTALALPRFHRHYEHPGPYGLTAGHMADGHLETLLGGQGALLKLPGEEGPQDEGGVNGDGYGGPHDNTNHHHNHHHHHHNHHHHHHNPQHHHPHQDKLLANRELMDTPAPLSPVNTKLSPDGHGLPGMSFSESPWETMEWLDLTPPSSATAFSVAPPSGPSIFNTEFLDIADINLNSAMDLQLDHW
- the myocd gene encoding myocardin isoform X2 is translated as MTLLGSEHSVLIRTKFRSVLQLRLQQRRAREQLAGQGTMPLNHGKFPKQEDSYAFEEDSSSDGLSPEQHHADESPGSAGPSSLEPVGSTPSSSSSPSLTSPRQGGVTRDSSDPGQEEGLSDANRSQPSMPLSVPAIVKSKTSDKNRHKKPKDVKPKVKKLKYHQYIPPDQKAEKSPPPMDSAYARLLQQQQLFLQLQILSQQKHAQSQAHNGHAQHAVHAHQNQAQIPQRQPTFSYQPMATSAPNHKGDHLTPCSSSGPPSAANSTSSSPVKTSYPNQSSLSPVKPGPLPANLDDLKVSELRQQLRVRGMPVSGTKTALIERLRPYRDQGVCDPHLHQHHHHHHLHPASAAMTFPVTPAGSLSQSSYQSPSSSSGAPSQGGYFPYPSTSSTPPISPASSSSELSLSGSLPDSFSDVPMCSPGQRFALLGASPGRAPGVEEGAGGGARGGGGGGEGEGTVEAEKDKMLVEKQKVIEELTWKLHQEQRQVEELKLQLHQRKRCYGSTQDNAPSPTAPHPLSMHHPHQHHQHHPPALGGQQFFGVTIKQEPMSMSSSCPLSSHKPLEELSHCGASHPNAMPVPAGPRCTDPGSAPATGSPQAPMSAFPSPQRSPQSPPSGRAPGSPRSCSPNQPYLLSPPPHLRDGCGLPLPQGRGRHAQMQQKSGGQPLSSPYPSDQRGPHGAFSPGGGGDCGHAHRGHAKAPPLSNPPKMSVLPSPRQVSQTTAFSSSESAVCDLRHPPCYEDAVKQQLSRSQQMDELLDVLIASGGSTALALPRFHRHYEHPGPYGLTAGHMADGHLETLLGGQGALLKLPGEEGPQDEGGVNGDGYGGPHDNTNHHHNHHHHHHNHHHHHHNPQHHHPHQDKLLANRELMDTPAPLSPVNTKLSPDGHGLPGMSFSESPWETMEWLDLTPPSSATAFSVAPPSGPSIFNTEFLDIADINLNSAMDLQLDHW
- the myocd gene encoding myocardin isoform X1, translating into MTLLGSEHSVLIRTKFRSVLQLRLQQRRAREQLAGQGTMPLNHGKFPKQEDSYAFEEDSSSDGLSPEQHHADESPGSAGPSSLEPVGSTPSSSSSPSLTSPRQGGVTRDSSDPGQEEGLSDANRSQPSMPLSVPAIVKSKTSDKNRHKKPKDVKPKVKKLKYHQYIPPDQKAEKSPPPMDSAYARLLQQQQLFLQLQILSQQKHAQSQAHNGHAQHAVHAHQNQAQIPQRQPTFSYQPMATSAPNHKGDHLTPCSSSGPPSAANSTSSSPVKTSYPNQSSLSPVKPGPLPANLDDLKVSELRQQLRVRGMPVSGTKTALIERLRPYRDQGVCDPHLHQHHHHHHLHPASAAMTFPVTPAGSLSQSSYQSPSSSSGAPSQGGYFPYPSTSSTPPISPASSSSELSLSGSLPDSFSDVPMCSPGQRFALLGASPGRAPGVEEGAGGGARGGGGGGEGEGTVEAEKDKMLVEKQKVIEELTWKLHQEQRQVEELKLQLHQRKRCYGSTQDNAPSPTAPHPLSMHHPHQHHQHHPPALGGQQFFGVTIKQEPMSMSSSCPLSSHKPLEELSHCGASHPNAMPVPAGPRCTDPGSAPATGSPQAPMSAFPSPQRSPQSPPSGRAPGSPRSCSPNQPYLLSPPPHLRDGCGLPLPQGRGRHAQMQQKSGGQPLSSPYPSDQRGPHGAFSPGGGGDCGHAHRGHAKAPPLSNPPKMSVLPSPRQVSQTTAFSSSESAVCDLRHPPCYEDAVKQQLSRSQQMDELLDVLIASGELPANVRDERESSITKVVPHLPVSPGSTALALPRFHRHYEHPGPYGLTAGHMADGHLETLLGGQGALLKLPGEEGPQDEGGVNGDGYGGPHDNTNHHHNHHHHHHNHHHHHHNPQHHHPHQDKLLANRELMDTPAPLSPVNTKLSPDGHGLPGMSFSESPWETMEWLDLTPPSSATAFSVAPPSGPSIFNTEFLDIADINLNSAMDLQLDHW